In a single window of the Coregonus clupeaformis isolate EN_2021a chromosome 10, ASM2061545v1, whole genome shotgun sequence genome:
- the LOC121574874 gene encoding tumor necrosis factor receptor superfamily member 4 isoform X1: MIILSIISYLWVLIFLCIFICNGFLNAVEAASECKKGEMISRGNGRLCEPCPENHYQAVPNRSQNCVICTSCLNNSELISECTKTSDTTCQCRTGFIRRNDQSSICKCAKGSGLDPSGFKCSECQAGFFTTKIDSKCVNWRECKSGVRIPGNSTSDVICNDNSETEGKTLPSTHTTFPSGSIQTFSKSLIQSQGSSPHPNVPTFAPAPTIKVTKGPKFSTADFGQVMTLFGTVLLLTFLLTAVTYKLVIIPCIKNHKKPAVRTSQDSMCRRPVEESGDSSLSSLVKPPSLGEP; the protein is encoded by the exons ATGATTATCCTGTCTATCATATCATATCTGTGGGTGCTCATCTTTTTATGTATTTTCATTTGTAATGGATTTTTAAATGCAGTGGAGGCAGCTTCGGAATGCAAAAAAG GTGAGATGATAAGCAGAGGGAATGGAAGACTGTGTGAACCATGCCCTGAAAATCACTACCAGGCAGTACCAAATCGCTCTCAGAATTGTGTAATCTGCACCTCCTGCCTTAACA ACAGTGAATTGATATCAGAGTGCACAAAGACTTCCGATACTACATGTCAGTGTCGTACAGGATTCATTAGAAGAAACGATCAGTCTTCGATATGCAAGTGTGCCAAGGGGTCTGGGCTGGATCCATCAG GATTCAAATGCAGTGAATGTCAGGCTGGATTCTTTACCACCAAAATCGACTCTAAATGTGTGAACTGGCGAGA GTGTAAGAGTGGAGTGAGGATTCCGGGCAATTCGACATCAGATGTGATCTGTAATGATAATTCAGAGACAGAGGGGAAGAccctcccctccacacacaccactTTCCCATCTGGCTCCATCCAGACCTTTTCTAAGTCATTGATCCAGAGCCAAGGGTCATCCCCTCATCCTAATGTGCCCACCTTTGCACCAGCCCCCACTATCAAGGTGACCAAAGGTCCCAAGTTCTCAACGGCAGACTTTGGCCAAG TAATGACACTCTTTGGAACTGTCCTGCTGCTTACTTTTCTACTTACCGCTGTGACCTACAAACTGGTCATCATTCCTTGCATCAAGAACCACAAGAAGCCGGCTGTCAGAACAT CTCAGGACTCAATGTGCCGGAGGCCAGTTGAAGAAAGTGGGGACAGCAGTCTCTCTTCCCTGGTAAAACCACCAAGCTTGGGGGAGCCATGA
- the LOC121574874 gene encoding uncharacterized protein LOC121574874 isoform X2 has protein sequence MQVCQGVWAGSIRCKSGVRIPGNSTSDVICNDNSETEGKTLPSTHTTFPSGSIQTFSKSLIQSQGSSPHPNVPTFAPAPTIKVTKGPKFSTADFGQVMTLFGTVLLLTFLLTAVTYKLVIIPCIKNHKKPAVRTSQDSMCRRPVEESGDSSLSSLVKPPSLGEP, from the exons ATGCAAGTGTGCCAAGGGGTCTGGGCTGGATCCATCAG GTGTAAGAGTGGAGTGAGGATTCCGGGCAATTCGACATCAGATGTGATCTGTAATGATAATTCAGAGACAGAGGGGAAGAccctcccctccacacacaccactTTCCCATCTGGCTCCATCCAGACCTTTTCTAAGTCATTGATCCAGAGCCAAGGGTCATCCCCTCATCCTAATGTGCCCACCTTTGCACCAGCCCCCACTATCAAGGTGACCAAAGGTCCCAAGTTCTCAACGGCAGACTTTGGCCAAG TAATGACACTCTTTGGAACTGTCCTGCTGCTTACTTTTCTACTTACCGCTGTGACCTACAAACTGGTCATCATTCCTTGCATCAAGAACCACAAGAAGCCGGCTGTCAGAACAT CTCAGGACTCAATGTGCCGGAGGCCAGTTGAAGAAAGTGGGGACAGCAGTCTCTCTTCCCTGGTAAAACCACCAAGCTTGGGGGAGCCATGA